From Triticum aestivum cultivar Chinese Spring chromosome 4A, IWGSC CS RefSeq v2.1, whole genome shotgun sequence, a single genomic window includes:
- the LOC123087587 gene encoding uncharacterized protein, translated as MPEIWAAMDVAKTHIKDALSQRPGLQSQVLAIVDKRWDHQMEQKLHGAAMFLNPSKFFQMKETNKRLAARLRSMFNDVLWKMVPDDELQSKISKLADDYELTEGECFTKQMAIKDREKKSPLLWWNAYGGLAYDLQSFAKRIISLCCSSSGCERNWSAFSHIHTKGRNRLEYKRLNKLAYVSYNRQMTTRFEKLREQGSKGKRANALILEEFQWDNEWVDVTAELVHQNDAMDDDNPLLWSHVDEAVGATDGLSGRHLPRRARGDFSESSPPAGSNIFYTQRTSVVVHDEDLRAELEAEDIDSDMETNGEDNDGPTRAIDIDPDFQLDLDLD; from the exons ATGCCCGAAATTTGGGCAGCCATGGATGTTGCGAAGACACACATAAAGGATGCATTGTCACAAAGGCCAGGCCTACAAAGTCAAGTGCTAGCAATTGTTGACAAGAGGTGGGATCACCAGATGGAGCAAAAGCTACATGGGGCTGCAATGTTTTTGAACCCCAGCAAGTTCTTTCAAATGAAGGAGACTAACAAAAGACTAGCTGCACGGCTGCGTTCAATGTTCAATGATGTGCTATGGAAGATGGTGCCGGATGATGAACTACAATCCAAGATAAGTAAATTGGCTGATGATTATGAGCTCACGGAGGGTGAATGTTTCACCAAGCAAATGGCAATTAAAGACCGCGAGAAAAAGAGTCCTC TACTTTGGTGGAATGCATATGGTGGCCTTGCTTATGACCTCCAATCTTTTGCAAAACGGATCATTAGTCTATGTTGTTCATCGTCTGGCTGTGAGCGCAATTGGAGTGCATTTTCTCAT ATCCATACCAAAGGAAGAAACCGTTTGGAGTATAAGAGATTGAACAAGCTAGCATATGTCTCATACAACCGGCAAATGACAACTAGGTTTGAAAAGTTACGCGAGCAAGGTTCCAAAGGAAAGAGGGCTAATGCACTTATCCTAGAAGAATTTCAATGGGATAATGAATGGGTTGATGTTACTGCTGAATTGGTTCATCAAAATGACGCTATGGACGATGACAATCCACTACTTTGGTCCCATGTTGATGAGGCCGTTGGCGCGACCGATGGTCTAAGTGGACGCCATCTTCCAAGGAGGGCTCGTGGTGATTTCAGTGAGTCTAGTCCTCCCGCTGGCTCTAATATCTTTTACACTCAAAGGACAAGTGTGGTTGTCCATGATGAAGACTTGCGGGCTGAATTGGAAGCTGAAGATATTGATAGTGACATGGAGACCAATGGTGAAGACAATGATGGCCCTACACGAGCTATTGATATAGACCCTGATTTTCAGCTGGATCTAGATCTAGATTGA
- the LOC123087588 gene encoding uncharacterized protein has product MFESNDSKNWGSINRWLIPVRLDLILSFLSSPSSRRRLLDAPVKPSSRRRPLDARRRGSGAPPSPAPRALLLLLRLAPLLAPPAPRALLLLLRLAPLLAPPAPRALLLFKQVLRSELQCLQHQRYVK; this is encoded by the exons ATGTTCGAGTCGAACGACTCAAAAAACTGGGGGAGTATAAATAGGTGGCTCATCCCCGTGAGACTAGACCTAATTCTTTCTTTCCTCTCCTCACCCTCCTCACGCCGCCGGCTGCTGGACGCGCCCGTCAagccctcctcgcgccgccggccgCTGGACGCGCGCCGCCGCGGATCTGGAGCTCCACCGTCGCCGGCCCCTCGTGCTCTTCTCCTGCTCCTTCGTCTCGcgcccctcctcgcgccgccggccccTCGTGCTCTTCTCCTGCTCCTTCGTCTCGCGCCCCTCCTCGCACCGCCGGCCCCTCGTGCTCTTCTCCTCTTCAAGCAG GTCCTGAGGTCTGAGCTACAATGTCTACAACACCAGAGATATGTCAAGTAG